One part of the Leclercia sp. LSNIH1 genome encodes these proteins:
- a CDS encoding phage minor tail protein L, which produces MSFTQDIQQLEPGQLVQLVEIDGTEFGMDTVLRFHAHNIASAGWAAFAADNLPAIIWQGQQYDPYPYELKGLELSSTGAQPTPTLSVSNVGNYVTALCLEYDDLARAKVKIHTTLAKYLDAANWTAGNPNASPADERVQLFYVNAKTAETRVQVDFELCSPFDIQNLQLPTRQITPVCTWCTRGWYRTGTGCDYNGNRYFLKDGTPTDNPALDMCGGQMQDCEARFGTGNPLPFGGFPAANLQGK; this is translated from the coding sequence ATGAGTTTCACGCAGGATATACAGCAGCTGGAGCCGGGCCAGCTAGTCCAGTTGGTTGAAATAGACGGCACCGAATTTGGCATGGATACCGTCCTGCGCTTCCATGCCCACAATATTGCTTCTGCAGGCTGGGCTGCATTCGCGGCTGACAACCTCCCTGCCATTATCTGGCAGGGTCAGCAGTACGACCCTTACCCTTACGAGCTGAAAGGCCTGGAGTTGTCCAGCACCGGGGCGCAGCCCACACCCACGCTTTCCGTGTCGAACGTCGGCAACTACGTGACTGCGCTGTGTCTCGAGTACGACGACCTGGCGAGGGCAAAGGTGAAGATCCACACCACGCTGGCGAAATATCTCGACGCGGCCAACTGGACAGCCGGCAACCCGAACGCCAGCCCGGCGGACGAGCGCGTGCAGCTTTTTTACGTCAACGCCAAAACCGCTGAAACGCGGGTGCAGGTCGACTTTGAACTGTGCTCACCCTTTGACATACAGAACCTGCAGTTGCCCACCCGGCAGATCACGCCAGTCTGTACCTGGTGCACGCGCGGCTGGTACCGCACCGGCACCGGATGTGACTACAACGGGAACCGCTATTTTCTTAAGGATGGCACCCCCACGGACAACCCGGCGCTGGATATGTGCGGCGGCCAGATGCAGGACTGCGAAGCGCGGTTCGGGACGGGTAACCCGCTGCCGTTCGGCGGCTTCCCGGCGGCAAACCTTCAGGGTAAATAA
- a CDS encoding C40 family peptidase, with the protein MRKKLMEAIRAHVAAEYPNEACGVVVQAGRAQQYITCRNISATPTEAFTISPEDKLAASEQGEIIMVIHSHPDVVQLVPSEMDRVQCDWSGVEWGIMSWPDGDFCTLAPREDRDYAGRRWVLGFADCWALIREWYQREHGITLGDYSVPYEWWEQGENRYDDNWEAEGFIQVDPTDMRHGDMIMMRIQASVTNHAAIYLGRHEYQDNIMLHHNFGNLSARVPYGKYYRDRTVRVVRHRELMNAENTDS; encoded by the coding sequence ATGCGAAAAAAACTGATGGAAGCGATCCGCGCCCACGTCGCCGCGGAATATCCGAACGAGGCCTGCGGCGTGGTGGTGCAGGCCGGGCGGGCGCAGCAGTACATTACGTGCCGCAATATTTCAGCAACGCCCACTGAGGCCTTCACGATCTCGCCAGAGGATAAGCTGGCAGCGTCGGAGCAGGGCGAAATCATTATGGTTATCCACTCCCACCCGGATGTGGTCCAGCTTGTGCCGTCCGAAATGGACAGGGTGCAGTGCGACTGGTCCGGGGTGGAATGGGGCATCATGAGCTGGCCGGACGGTGATTTCTGCACGCTGGCACCCCGTGAGGACCGGGACTACGCCGGGCGGCGCTGGGTACTGGGCTTTGCTGACTGCTGGGCGCTGATCCGTGAGTGGTACCAGCGCGAGCACGGCATTACCCTGGGCGATTACTCGGTACCGTACGAGTGGTGGGAGCAGGGCGAAAATCGCTACGACGATAACTGGGAGGCGGAGGGCTTTATCCAGGTGGACCCCACTGATATGCGTCACGGCGATATGATCATGATGCGCATACAGGCGTCGGTAACCAACCACGCGGCCATTTACCTCGGTCGCCACGAGTACCAGGACAATATCATGCTGCATCATAATTTCGGCAACCTGTCTGCCCGGGTGCCGTACGGCAAATATTACCGCGACCGCACCGTTCGTGTGGTCCGACACAGGGAGCTGATGAATGCTGAAAACACTGATTCTTGA
- a CDS encoding tail assembly protein — MLKTLILEGRMAKKFGREHQFHVEDLREMLRAMSSQVPGFKRYLSEGHMQGIRFAFFNGKNNIGLDEFDMTRSGTVYRISAITEGSKRGGVLQIVIGAVALVAAYFTAGASLTAIGLSTAAATATTTALTGLGLSMMLGGVVQLLTPQPKYNVGASSSTDNKPNYAFGAPVNTVAVGYPVPVFFGEREIGGAVISAGIFSSDQQ; from the coding sequence ATGCTGAAAACACTGATTCTTGAAGGCCGTATGGCGAAAAAGTTCGGGCGCGAACACCAGTTTCACGTTGAGGATCTGCGCGAGATGCTGCGCGCCATGTCCAGCCAGGTCCCGGGCTTTAAACGCTACCTGTCAGAAGGACATATGCAGGGGATCCGCTTTGCCTTCTTCAATGGTAAAAACAACATCGGTCTTGATGAATTCGACATGACCCGCAGTGGCACGGTGTACCGGATTTCGGCCATTACCGAAGGTTCAAAGCGCGGCGGTGTGCTGCAGATCGTTATCGGGGCGGTGGCTCTCGTGGCCGCGTATTTTACCGCGGGTGCCTCGCTGACGGCGATAGGTCTGAGCACGGCTGCCGCAACTGCGACAACAACGGCCCTTACGGGTCTCGGCCTGTCGATGATGCTGGGCGGAGTGGTGCAGTTGCTTACCCCACAGCCGAAATACAACGTCGGTGCCTCGTCCAGCACGGACAACAAACCCAACTACGCCTTTGGCGCGCCGGTGAATACCGTGGCTGTGGGTTATCCGGTACCTGTGTTTTTTGGTGAGCGCGAGATCGGCGGGGCCGTCATCAGCGCGGGGATCTTCTCCAGCGACCAGCAGTGA
- a CDS encoding phage head spike fiber domain-containing protein, producing the protein MATLDDDLAKAVSEGFRLAQSSIINQDLILSGTGDVTVTLADGSKKTGPSWSKLIAAATAAGTSAAAAKTSETNALASKNAAATSATNAATTEGNALASKNAAKTSETNAKTSETNAKTSETNAAASASSAAASLAAAQLLTSVPYEEAPFPDVWAPLNDDLRLLAGFAPYDRLTISGQVLELPTKSLTFSRATTATYIDKSGVLRIAAINEPRFEKEGLLIEGQSTNLAVYSSPTQDYSSYFRSGANNTRTFKPEGGVLLTTLTDTGTWWEQNINVANYDPTKPASVSCYLEFPAAAKVRVMLMRYSSEGDIAAASITAAPGVNKVSVPVLGGAVNQRLGLRITVDAGTPVSSVIFIDRMQIEGSAQATSYIPTNGSAVTRAADDCTLQRSGNDNYFEPVTFAMEIHCNGKTVSGADANSRRGIFSYYPSSTEWVFASLNSTQGAAGRPMFCYASPALVGGATEIDDGAIHNMAFVSDTVNKKIFTDGAVITSDIITRPTPGNVGASNSTIYIGRGAGSAAPGVRMLNGHIRNFRIWHRVLTPNQINGLR; encoded by the coding sequence ATGGCCACACTTGATGACGATTTAGCAAAAGCCGTCTCGGAAGGGTTTCGCCTGGCGCAAAGCAGTATCATCAACCAGGATCTGATTTTATCCGGGACAGGTGACGTCACCGTAACCCTGGCTGACGGCTCGAAAAAGACCGGACCCAGCTGGTCGAAGCTGATCGCTGCAGCGACCGCAGCTGGAACCAGCGCTGCCGCAGCCAAAACTTCCGAAACGAATGCCCTTGCTTCAAAAAACGCAGCTGCAACCAGCGCCACGAACGCGGCAACGACTGAGGGTAACGCTCTCGCATCGAAGAACGCTGCCAAAACCAGCGAAACGAACGCGAAAACGTCTGAGACGAATGCCAAAACGTCGGAGACCAACGCAGCCGCCAGCGCCAGCAGTGCCGCAGCATCACTGGCCGCCGCGCAGTTGCTGACTTCTGTGCCCTATGAGGAAGCTCCATTCCCTGATGTGTGGGCACCGCTCAATGATGACCTGCGGCTGCTGGCCGGTTTCGCGCCTTATGACCGGTTGACGATTTCCGGCCAAGTGCTGGAACTGCCGACAAAGTCACTAACGTTTAGTCGGGCAACTACAGCGACTTATATTGATAAATCCGGGGTGCTTAGAATAGCAGCAATTAACGAGCCGCGTTTTGAGAAGGAGGGTTTATTAATTGAAGGGCAGAGCACTAATTTAGCGGTTTATTCATCACCGACTCAGGATTATTCCAGTTACTTTCGTAGTGGCGCAAACAATACACGAACGTTTAAACCCGAGGGTGGCGTTCTGCTTACCACATTAACGGATACAGGTACCTGGTGGGAGCAGAATATAAATGTGGCTAATTATGACCCAACAAAGCCAGCGTCCGTGTCCTGTTATTTAGAATTTCCCGCAGCAGCCAAGGTTAGAGTAATGCTAATGCGCTACTCCAGCGAGGGCGATATTGCGGCAGCATCCATCACAGCAGCGCCTGGTGTTAATAAAGTTTCAGTGCCTGTTCTGGGTGGGGCTGTAAACCAACGCCTGGGCTTGCGAATTACGGTTGATGCCGGAACACCCGTTAGCAGTGTGATTTTCATTGACCGTATGCAAATAGAGGGATCCGCTCAGGCGACATCTTACATTCCTACAAATGGATCAGCTGTAACCCGAGCAGCTGACGATTGCACCCTGCAACGCTCAGGTAATGATAACTACTTTGAGCCTGTTACTTTTGCAATGGAAATCCACTGCAACGGGAAAACGGTATCGGGTGCAGATGCTAACAGCCGTAGGGGGATTTTCAGCTATTACCCATCGTCCACCGAGTGGGTTTTCGCCTCGCTTAACTCTACCCAAGGCGCCGCAGGAAGGCCCATGTTTTGTTATGCAAGCCCCGCGCTGGTGGGGGGAGCAACTGAAATAGACGATGGGGCGATCCATAATATGGCGTTCGTCTCTGACACCGTAAATAAAAAGATATTCACAGACGGCGCGGTTATCACATCGGACATCATAACCAGACCGACGCCAGGGAATGTTGGCGCATCTAACTCCACGATTTATATCGGAAGGGGGGCAGGGTCGGCTGCCCCAGGTGTTCGAATGCTTAACGGGCACATTCGCAACTTCCGTATCTGGCATCGTGTATTAACCCCTAATCAAATTAATGGGCTTCGCTAA
- a CDS encoding tail fiber domain-containing protein, whose product MANRIDTVELSRAIAAWTSTINDASLPGVGSTVYGGYMKSQYTVNNVEKMYAQLQAVKRIEWDYAIARLTVMQAAGGTDTAQNNYFDFMSNGNVQFGGKLVVGAPAVNSWWNAAQPHYSAYYAQTATDTPGNGAIGGLSWGYRHSGGYDLRSMWGNVGNGTVSWANTSLTQFGDSGAKIRYWYFTPANGDLVTSTSGDGGFVGNYTYQKAATSDATLKHDIAYDDGKASYENIRKLKPCTFVYNGDYLERVRRGIIAQDALRDIDSEYVKLVPAAPEFDEEGNRCDKDDTLALDNNVVMMDTALALHHAIAKIETLIAQVAQLQAEVQALKA is encoded by the coding sequence ATGGCAAACAGAATAGATACGGTTGAATTAAGCAGGGCCATTGCTGCCTGGACATCCACCATCAATGACGCGTCTCTGCCGGGGGTCGGGAGTACGGTTTATGGCGGATACATGAAGTCACAGTACACTGTGAACAACGTCGAGAAGATGTACGCCCAGCTCCAGGCCGTAAAACGCATTGAATGGGACTACGCAATCGCCAGATTAACGGTGATGCAGGCAGCAGGCGGTACGGATACGGCCCAGAACAACTACTTTGACTTTATGTCTAACGGCAACGTTCAGTTCGGGGGTAAGCTGGTGGTGGGTGCCCCCGCCGTAAACTCGTGGTGGAACGCTGCCCAGCCGCATTACTCGGCCTATTATGCCCAGACGGCGACTGACACCCCAGGTAATGGGGCCATCGGCGGGTTATCGTGGGGCTACCGTCACAGTGGGGGGTACGACCTCCGGTCTATGTGGGGTAACGTGGGTAACGGGACAGTGTCGTGGGCCAACACGTCTCTTACCCAGTTCGGCGACAGTGGAGCCAAGATACGATACTGGTACTTCACACCCGCCAACGGCGACCTGGTCACCTCAACCAGCGGGGATGGCGGCTTTGTGGGCAACTATACGTATCAGAAGGCCGCAACCTCAGATGCGACGTTGAAACACGATATTGCATATGACGACGGAAAGGCCTCTTACGAAAACATCAGGAAGCTGAAACCCTGTACGTTCGTGTATAACGGCGATTACTTAGAGCGTGTGCGCCGGGGGATCATAGCCCAGGACGCTTTGCGGGATATCGACAGCGAGTATGTGAAGCTGGTTCCTGCGGCGCCTGAATTTGACGAAGAGGGAAATCGTTGTGATAAAGATGACACACTGGCTTTGGATAACAACGTCGTCATGATGGATACGGCGCTGGCGCTGCATCACGCGATTGCCAAAATCGAAACACTGATCGCGCAGGTCGCGCAGTTGCAGGCTGAGGTTCAGGCGCTGAAAGCATAA